From Verrucomicrobia bacterium S94, the proteins below share one genomic window:
- the acnB gene encoding bifunctional aconitate hydratase 2/2-methylisocitrate dehydratase encodes MSLFFDEYYAHVEERAKEGIPPLALSKEQTEQVIELLKNPPAGKEEELVALITDRVNPGVDPAAQVKAEFLFKVAHGEESTPLISPERAVELLGTMVGGYNLDGLIKLVEEQGALAETAAAALKNMVLSVNRFDDVKALADAGNTVAKGIITSWANGEWFTSLPEIQEEIETVIYKVDGEINTDDFSPASFAFTRADIPLHSNCMGGSLFPEGPQDIAELKETSGLPVTFVGDVVGTGSSRKSACNSLIWHIGSDIPCIPNKRRGGLIIGSTIAPIFFNTAEDSGAFPIQTDVSELTTGKVIKVYPVKGLITDAEGHEITTFPVKPDTILDEFRAGGRVPLIIGKQLTEKAREALGMSSIDESGIFVVPDNPKPAEGQGYTLAQKMVGKACGVEGILPGTACLPKMTTVGSQDTTGPMTAGEITELACLKFNADLVMQSFCHTAAYPKPTDVITHATLPDYIMNRGGVALRPGDGIIHSWLNRLLIPDTVGTGGDSHTRFPLGISFPAGSGLVAFAAALGVMPLDMPESVLVRFKGELQPGVTLRDIVNAIPYQAIQEGLLTVEKKNKKNVFAGRILEMEGLPKLKVEQAFELTDAAAERSAAAAAIKLDREPIEEYLNSNITLMEEMIKGGYGDAETLKKRIADVKDWLANGELMEADANAEYAAVIEIDLNEIKEPLLACPNDPDDVKKLSDVQGAKVDDVFIGSCMTNIGHFRAAGEVLDGEGFANVLLWVCPPTKMDEKQLIKEGYYSKFSAAGARMEIPGCSLCMGNQARVRDGVTVFSTSTRNFNNRMGKDAQVYLGSAELAAVVALKGELPSPQEYVDIVGPKLKGRTDEIYRYLNFDQMTEFSV; translated from the coding sequence ATGAGCCTATTTTTTGACGAGTATTATGCCCATGTTGAAGAGCGTGCAAAAGAGGGTATTCCGCCGCTTGCGCTCAGTAAAGAACAGACCGAGCAGGTCATTGAGCTGCTGAAAAATCCGCCGGCCGGTAAAGAAGAGGAACTGGTTGCGCTGATTACTGATCGCGTGAATCCCGGCGTTGATCCCGCGGCACAGGTGAAGGCTGAATTCCTTTTCAAGGTTGCGCACGGCGAAGAGTCCACTCCGCTGATTTCTCCCGAACGGGCTGTTGAACTGCTCGGAACCATGGTTGGGGGATATAACCTAGACGGGCTCATTAAACTGGTTGAGGAACAGGGGGCTCTTGCTGAAACCGCCGCTGCAGCACTGAAAAACATGGTGCTGTCTGTAAACCGTTTTGACGATGTTAAGGCTCTGGCCGACGCCGGCAACACGGTGGCGAAAGGGATTATTACATCGTGGGCCAATGGAGAATGGTTCACTTCGCTGCCGGAAATTCAGGAGGAGATCGAAACGGTCATCTACAAAGTTGACGGCGAAATCAACACCGATGATTTTTCTCCGGCGTCTTTTGCCTTTACCCGCGCGGATATTCCCTTGCATTCCAACTGCATGGGAGGGTCACTCTTTCCAGAAGGGCCGCAGGACATCGCCGAACTTAAAGAAACCTCCGGTCTGCCGGTTACCTTCGTGGGCGATGTGGTCGGTACCGGATCTTCCCGGAAATCGGCCTGCAATTCGCTGATCTGGCATATCGGCAGCGATATTCCGTGTATTCCGAACAAACGCCGCGGCGGTCTGATTATCGGCAGCACCATTGCTCCGATTTTCTTCAATACTGCTGAGGATTCCGGGGCTTTCCCTATTCAGACTGATGTTTCGGAACTGACAACGGGTAAAGTCATTAAGGTCTATCCGGTCAAAGGACTGATTACCGATGCGGAAGGGCATGAAATTACCACGTTCCCGGTCAAACCCGACACCATTCTTGATGAATTCCGCGCCGGCGGCCGTGTTCCGCTGATTATCGGAAAACAGCTGACTGAAAAAGCGCGCGAAGCGCTCGGTATGAGTTCAATCGACGAATCCGGCATTTTCGTGGTTCCGGATAATCCGAAACCGGCTGAAGGCCAGGGCTATACCCTTGCGCAGAAAATGGTGGGTAAAGCCTGCGGTGTTGAGGGCATTCTGCCGGGAACGGCCTGTCTGCCGAAAATGACCACGGTTGGTTCTCAAGATACCACCGGCCCGATGACGGCCGGCGAAATTACCGAACTGGCCTGTCTGAAATTCAATGCCGATCTCGTAATGCAGTCTTTCTGTCACACCGCGGCCTATCCGAAACCGACTGATGTCATTACGCACGCTACGTTGCCGGATTATATTATGAATCGTGGCGGTGTTGCGCTGCGTCCGGGGGACGGAATTATTCACTCCTGGCTCAACCGCCTGCTGATTCCCGACACCGTCGGAACCGGCGGCGATTCGCATACCCGTTTCCCGCTGGGCATTTCTTTTCCTGCAGGTTCCGGTCTGGTGGCGTTTGCGGCGGCTCTAGGAGTTATGCCGCTGGATATGCCTGAATCGGTGCTGGTTCGGTTTAAAGGAGAGCTGCAGCCGGGCGTGACGTTGCGTGATATTGTGAACGCCATTCCGTATCAGGCGATTCAGGAGGGTTTGCTGACCGTTGAGAAAAAGAATAAAAAGAATGTCTTTGCCGGGCGTATCCTCGAAATGGAAGGGCTGCCGAAACTGAAGGTGGAACAGGCTTTCGAACTGACCGACGCCGCGGCCGAGCGCTCCGCCGCCGCGGCTGCTATCAAGCTGGACCGCGAACCGATCGAGGAATATCTGAATTCCAATATCACACTGATGGAAGAGATGATCAAGGGCGGTTACGGCGATGCCGAAACGTTGAAAAAACGTATTGCTGATGTGAAGGACTGGTTGGCGAACGGGGAACTGATGGAGGCTGACGCGAATGCGGAATATGCCGCCGTTATTGAAATTGATCTTAATGAAATCAAAGAGCCGCTGCTGGCCTGTCCGAACGATCCGGACGACGTAAAAAAACTGTCCGATGTCCAGGGCGCGAAGGTCGACGATGTTTTTATCGGAAGCTGCATGACGAACATCGGGCATTTCCGTGCGGCCGGTGAGGTGCTTGATGGTGAAGGTTTTGCCAATGTGCTGTTGTGGGTCTGCCCGCCGACCAAGATGGACGAAAAGCAGCTGATCAAGGAAGGCTACTATTCCAAATTCAGCGCCGCCGGCGCCCGTATGGAAATTCCGGGCTGTTCGCTGTGTATGGGCAACCAGGCGCGGGTAAGGGACGGAGTGACGGTATTCTCGACCTCCACCCGGAACTTCAATAACCGTATGGGTAAAGATGCGCAGGTTTATCTCGGCTCGGCTGAGCTGGCCGCCGTAGTTGCATTGAAAGGGGAGCTGCCGAGTCCGCAGGAATATGTCGATATCGTCGGCCCGAAACTGAAAGGTCGGACTGATGAAATCTATCGATATCTGAATTTTGATCAGATGACGGAGTTTTCCGTGTAA
- a CDS encoding IclR family transcriptional regulator, protein MIVANREELAVFKMTNLERGLAILELLKEYPEGLGTSEISRKLELSKNFVFRAASVLHSLGYIDRNEDSKTFTLSRKLLSMGYHVLKHTSLIETAMPFMKELRNNLKETVTLCAIEGAQGIVLDHVPSPHSLRLVVETGAHFQLHSSAPGKAILAFMEREERDDLISRLTFEKFTNQTITSEKAFLQTLETVRQNGYAVDLGEELEGIHCLSAPVFDEKGLPVAALVVTGPVSRLDISTFKEKGAAVRTAAGRISARLGNA, encoded by the coding sequence ATGATTGTTGCGAACAGAGAAGAGCTGGCGGTATTCAAAATGACCAACCTTGAACGGGGGCTGGCGATTCTGGAACTGCTGAAGGAATATCCTGAGGGGCTGGGGACCTCGGAAATCAGCCGGAAACTGGAGCTGTCGAAAAACTTTGTTTTCCGGGCAGCGAGCGTTCTTCATTCGTTGGGTTATATCGACCGAAACGAAGATTCAAAAACGTTTACGCTGAGCCGTAAGCTGCTTTCAATGGGGTATCATGTGCTGAAGCACACGAGTCTGATTGAAACGGCTATGCCGTTTATGAAGGAGTTGCGGAATAACCTGAAGGAGACGGTAACTCTTTGTGCCATTGAAGGGGCGCAGGGTATTGTGCTGGATCATGTGCCGAGCCCGCATTCGTTGCGGCTGGTGGTGGAAACAGGGGCGCATTTTCAGTTGCATTCGTCAGCGCCGGGCAAGGCGATATTGGCGTTTATGGAGCGGGAGGAGCGCGATGATCTGATTTCCCGGCTGACCTTTGAAAAGTTTACAAACCAGACGATTACTTCAGAAAAAGCATTTCTTCAGACATTGGAAACGGTGCGTCAAAACGGCTATGCCGTGGATCTTGGAGAGGAACTGGAGGGCATTCATTGTCTGTCTGCACCGGTTTTTGATGAAAAAGGGCTTCCGGTGGCTGCGCTGGTGGTGACGGGGCCGGTGAGCCGGCTGGATATATCGACATTTAAGGAAAAAGGGGCCGCCGTCAGAACGGCTGCCGGCCGGATTTCCGCACGGCTGGGCAATGCTTAA
- a CDS encoding TIGR02281 family clan AA aspartic protease — translation MKSEYMTFFRRTGFILLGSLLFLQPVSGDQLTFRNGRTLDCTILAVNDDYVEVSLGTGTMRISRKQLTELIRSDENTTKPRQEPTAENILSAQHAPPAHAELAAEFRELIHQRNAALDAQYMMNLYESQIQQQTRTTEQLVAELKKIHREINTTAQAIKSIQLPEQAPRTYREYKEQDELTKKKSALRDRFAELNATISRLQTELSESEKQTETLKQKINNVIAPLPIYFNAVNRFDSRYTAYKAKHRSDSMDRASKLLFEKIDYHMKRFRDETSEVVVDSWTEGNTTFVRALVNGKTSGIFIFDTGATSVTISEPFARKLGLQLGDLPVQQAVVADGRKVDAYPVMLSSVQIGDAEVKNVAAAVLGNGMNTRADGLLGMSFLRHFTIGMNGLSGKITLTRFSTD, via the coding sequence ATGAAGAGTGAATACATGACTTTTTTTAGACGAACGGGATTCATCCTGCTGGGCTCGCTGCTGTTTTTACAGCCGGTTTCCGGCGATCAGCTGACGTTCCGGAACGGCCGGACGCTGGACTGCACCATCCTCGCAGTAAACGACGACTATGTGGAGGTCTCACTGGGCACCGGCACCATGAGAATTTCGAGAAAACAGCTGACCGAACTGATCCGTTCGGATGAAAACACGACAAAGCCTCGGCAGGAACCCACCGCTGAAAATATTCTGAGCGCACAGCACGCCCCGCCCGCCCACGCCGAACTGGCGGCGGAATTCCGGGAACTGATCCACCAGCGCAATGCGGCGCTTGATGCTCAGTATATGATGAACCTGTATGAAAGTCAGATTCAGCAGCAGACCCGTACAACCGAACAGCTGGTGGCGGAACTGAAAAAAATACATCGGGAAATCAATACCACGGCCCAGGCCATCAAATCCATCCAGCTGCCCGAACAGGCCCCACGTACGTACCGGGAATATAAAGAACAGGATGAACTGACGAAAAAAAAGTCGGCCCTACGCGACCGGTTTGCCGAACTGAATGCAACCATATCCCGCCTGCAGACCGAACTTTCCGAATCGGAAAAACAGACCGAAACACTGAAACAGAAAATCAATAACGTCATTGCCCCGCTACCCATCTACTTCAATGCCGTCAACCGGTTCGACTCCCGCTATACAGCCTACAAAGCCAAACACCGCTCCGACTCCATGGACCGGGCATCGAAACTGCTGTTTGAAAAGATCGACTACCATATGAAGCGGTTCCGAGATGAAACCTCCGAAGTGGTCGTTGATTCCTGGACGGAAGGCAACACCACCTTTGTCCGTGCCCTGGTCAATGGGAAAACCTCCGGTATTTTCATCTTTGATACCGGCGCAACATCGGTAACGATTTCAGAACCTTTCGCCCGGAAACTCGGCCTCCAGCTCGGCGACCTCCCCGTTCAGCAGGCCGTTGTTGCTGACGGACGGAAAGTGGATGCGTATCCGGTCATGCTTTCCTCGGTCCAGATCGGCGATGCGGAAGTGAAAAATGTCGCCGCCGCAGTACTGGGTAATGGAATGAACACCCGGGCCGACGGTCTGCTGGGCATGAGTTTTCTCCGCCACTTCACCATTGGCATGAACGGACTTTCCGGAAAAATCACACTGACCCGCTTTTCAACGGACTAA